The Toxorhynchites rutilus septentrionalis strain SRP chromosome 3, ASM2978413v1, whole genome shotgun sequence genome includes a region encoding these proteins:
- the LOC129775282 gene encoding protein timeless isoform X4 → MLAAEDTSLRTFRRAIGFGQNVKNDIVPLLIHAKDPKVIETTIRLLVKLTVPAECLVPMDVISKSEIGRHTIFELNSLLITSKQAFTEWSATKAILDHMRFILKQNTKLSVEDCESINSCLLLLRNILHVMEGTAAPGTHSYPTANQGTSFQNQIIWNMFTERIDKLLIHLMTCPQRAFWTVTMAQLVALMYKDQHISTLQKLLDLCFESTLSDSSEDNESNTSPPMQCSGYSSPLLISDSCSDFSDKDNGKSKKESGEAEQPKKSEENDFILTRAIKTYQLYQQSMEEDVQIPPTQDPNSTQTNKSSNEKSSTQEQSELSRPSAQGDTAEVQSSPGKGAPIQKQTSLSENSDCGYGTQAEKESISTSSNEDDGPNVKPVHQKPPPNQKQRFNVANKQRKAMTFQEKKELRRKKLIKRSKSNIINMKGMKHHDPTDVDISNILKEFTVDFLLKGYGCLVRELHAQLLSDLQLRIDTSHFFWLVTYFMKFASQLELDMEHINGVLSFDIISYLTYEGVILCEQLQQLDVASQTNPHHCLRRLHLVITAIRELLQAIDTYTKSTHLTKEDEQSLRLLQFQISSIDHLKCLFVLLLRCYNPALQSKQYLQDLIVTNHMLLLLLDSVREHTGASSEDLLAHIEQFASAEVMHHYGLLLEDFRNNGAFVNDCIFTMMHHVGGDLGKIDVLFQPIILKAFSQICDTEYGICEDWSDLLEFVIHKFISTRNSGSLAMTTGLPKISTQICSRNRLSTWTQEEKTSLQWYYVQCQHSKCLIADISNLFQENGNQQKLRVPIIEQLWEQDIISFEQYDQLMKVENPDYERNVQTPAFSVASEKSDNSSRSSRAIDDIQVRFAGSLCLMEETQRDVLQVLRDRLLKENKGKMIVWLQKSLLDCYLVKLKLCSDNFRDNSNINALIDAGVLEPVSYHCIIKKKCIPVIPWNQEQFAILSYQPFVLLLHKLGFHMPTDAKRMFIRIPEFWTADILYDTALKLGPLAKSMTKYERILRNKELFEEKRTQFEPRQTSENDLDDSNRMDESTHTNRFRVIITIAQCSPVFQFIFFYKNENSQFTQIVEPSITANVLPQMCNRCHSQLGTHE, encoded by the exons ATGCTGGCTGCGGAGGATACTTCACTGAGAACGTTCCGGCGGGCGATCGGATTCGGGCAAAATGTCAAGAACGATATTGTTCCGTTGCTCATCCACGCTAAGGATCCGAAGGTCATTGAAACGACCATTCGGTTGCTGGTGAAATTGACCGTTCCCGCGGAGTGCTTGGTACCGATGGATGTGATCTCGAAGTCGGAAATTGGGAGGCACACCATTTTTGAGTTGAATTCTCTGTTGATTACCAGCAAACAGGCGTTCACAGAATGGAGTGCTACGAAGGCGATTTTGGACCATATGAGATTCATACTCAAGCAGAACACGAAGCTGTCCGTTGAAGATTGCGAGAGCATCAACAGCTGTCTACTGTTGCTGAGGAATATTCTGCATGTAATGGAGGGAACCGCAGCTCCTGGGACGCATTCATATCCAACCGCTAATCAGGGCACATCCTTCCAGAACCAAATTATATGGAACATGTTCACCGAGAGAATCGATAAGCTGCTGATTCATTTGATGACCTGTCCTCAGCGTGCGTTTTGGACCGTTACGATGGCACAGTTGGTTGCGTTAATGTACAAAGATCAGCACATTAGTACCTTGCAGAAGCTGCTGGATTTGTGTTTCGAATCAACGCTTTCGGATAGCTCAGAGGACAATGAAAGCAATACTTCGCCACCGATGCAATGCAGCGGATATTCGAGTCCCTTACTGATTTCGGATTCTTGTTCTGATTTCTCTGACAAAG ATAATGGCAAATCCAAAAAAGAGTCAGGAGAGGCCGAACAGCCAAAGAAGAGTGAGGAAAACGATTTCATTCTGACGAGGGCGATCAAAACTTATCAACTGTATCAACAATCCATGGAGGAAGATGTACAAATTCCTCCCACGCAAGATCCCAACTCTACACAAACAAATAAATCAAGCAATGAAAAATCGTCCACT CAAGAACAGTCAGAATTAAGTCGTCCGTCTGCACAAGGTGATACAGCGGAAGTCCAAAGCTCACCCGGCAAAGGTGCCCCAATCCAGAAGCAGACCTCACTTTCCGAGAACTCCGACTGCGGCTACGGAACCCAGGCCGAGAAGGAATCTATCTCGACATCCAGCAACGAGGATGACGGGCCTAATGTGAAACCAGTGCATCAGAAGCCACCCCCGAATCAGAAGCAACGGTTCAACGTTGCCAACAAACAGCGCAAGGCTATGACATTCCAGGAGAAGAAGGAGCTCCGACGCAAGAAGCTGATCAAGCGAAGCAAGAGCAACAT CATCAATATGAAGGGTATGAAGCATCATGACCCTACCGATGTGGATATTTCTAACATTTTGAAGGAATTCACAGTTGATTTCCTGCTCAAAGGGTATGGGTGCCTCGTACGGGAGCTGCACGCACAATTGTTGTCTGATTTG CAATTACGAATTGATACCTCCCATTTCTTCTGGTTGGTAACTTACTTTATGAAGTTCGCTTCTCAGCTGGAACTCGATATGGAACACATCAACGGGGTTCTGTCGTTCGACATTATCAGCTATTTGACGTACGAGGGAGTGATACTGTGCGAGCAGTTACAGCAATTGGATGTGGCCTCTCAGACTAACCCGCATCATTGCCTGAGGCGGCTACATTTG GTCATAACGGCAATCCGTGAACTCCTGCAGGCGATTGACACTTACACGAAAAGCACACACCTCACGAAG GAGGATGAGCAAAGTTTGCGGCTGCTCCAGTTCCAAATCAGCAGCATCGATCATCTGAAGTGCTTGTTTGTGTTGCTACTGCGCTGCTACAATCCTGCGCTGCAAAGCAAGCAATACCTGCAGGATTTGATTGTGACCAACCacatgttgctgctgctgttggacTCTGTGAGAGAACATACGGGTGCCAGTTCCGAGGATTTGTTGGCGCACATTGAGCA ATTTGCTTCAGCAGAAGTCATGCACCACTATGGACTGTTGCTGGAAGATTTCCGCAATAATGGAGCATTTGTGAACGATTGCATTTTCACCATGATGCACCATGTGGGGGGCGATCTTGGCAAAATCGATGTACTGTTCCAGCCTATCATCTTGAAGGCATTTTCTCAGATTTGTGATACCGAGTATGGAATATGTGAG gattggtccgatttacttGAATTCGTGATCCACAAGTTCATCAGCACTCGTAACTCGGGTTCATTGGCGATGACTACTGGGTTGCCAAAAATAAGCACACAAATATGTTCAAGAAATCGGCTGAGCACGTGGACCCAAGAGGAGAAAACATCTCTACAGTGGTACTACGTCCAGTGTCAACATAGCAAGTGTTTGATTGCGGATATATCGAACCTTTTCCAAGAGAACGGCAATCAGCAGAAGCTCCGTGTGCCCATCATCGAGCAGCTGTGGGAGCAGGACATAATCAGCTTCGAGCAGTACGATCAGTTAATGAAGGTGGAGAATCCGGACTACGAGCGGAATGTACAGACACCGGCATTTTCGGTGGCATCCGAAAAGTCTGACAATAGCAGTCGATCCTCCAGGGCGATCGATGACATTCAGGTGCGTTTCGCTGGTTCTCTTTGTTTAATGGAAGAAACCCAACGTGATGTTCTGCAGGTCTTGCGTGACAGATTGTTGAAGGAGAATAAGGGTAAAATGATCGTGTGGTTGCAGAAAAGTTTGTTGGACTGCTACCTCGTCAAGTTAAAACTGTGCAGTGACAATTTCCGTGACAATTCCAACATCAACGCTCTGATCGATGCCGGTGTTCTGGAACCGGTTTCCTACCATTGTATaa TAAAAAAGAAATGCATTCCCGTTATCCCGTGGAACCAAGAACAGTTTGCCATACTGTCGTATCAaccgtttgttttgttattacatAAACTCGGCTTCCACATGCCAACGGATGCAAAGAGGATGTTCATCCGGATACCCGAATTTTGGACAGCGGATATCTTGTACGATACTGCGCTAAAACTTGGACCACTGGCAAAAT CTATGACCAAGTATGAACGGATATTACGCAACAAGGAACTCTTCGAGGAAAAACGGACGCAATTCGAGCCGCGGCAAACATCAGAGAATGACCTCGATGATTCCAACAGAATGGATGAATCCACACATACTAACAG GTTTAGGGTGATTATTACTATTGCCCAATGTAGCCCAGTATTTCAGTTCATATTTTTCTATAAGAATGAGAATTCCCAGTTTACGCAGATAGTTGAACCATCAATAACTGCTAATGTTTTACCGCAGATGTGCAACAGATGTCACTCTCAGTTGGGGACCCATGAATAG
- the LOC129775282 gene encoding protein timeless isoform X7, with protein sequence MLAAEDTSLRTFRRAIGFGQNVKNDIVPLLIHAKDPKVIETTIRLLVKLTVPAECLVPMDVISKSEIGRHTIFELNSLLITSKQAFTEWSATKAILDHMRFILKQNTKLSVEDCESINSCLLLLRNILHVMEGTAAPGTHSYPTANQGTSFQNQIIWNMFTERIDKLLIHLMTCPQRAFWTVTMAQLVALMYKDQHISTLQKLLDLCFESTLSDSSEDNESNTSPPMQCSGYSSPLLISDSCSDFSDKDNGKSKKESGEAEQPKKSEENDFILTRAIKTYQLYQQSMEEDVQIPPTQDPNSTQTNKSSNEKSSTQEQSELSRPSAQGDTAEVQSSPGKGAPIQKQTSLSENSDCGYGTQAEKESISTSSNEDDGPNVKPVHQKPPPNQKQRFNVANKQRKAMTFQEKKELRRKKLIKRSKSNIINMKGMKHHDPTDVDISNILKEFTVDFLLKGYGCLVRELHAQLLSDLQLRIDTSHFFWLVTYFMKFASQLELDMEHINGVLSFDIISYLTYEGVILCEQLQQLDVASQTNPHHCLRRLHLVITAIRELLQAIDTYTKSTHLTKEDEQSLRLLQFQISSIDHLKCLFVLLLRCYNPALQSKQYLQDLIVTNHMLLLLLDSVREHTGASSEDLLAHIEQFASAEVMHHYGLLLEDFRNNGAFVNDCIFTMMHHVGGDLGKIDVLFQPIILKAFSQICDTEYGICEDWSDLLEFVIHKFISTRNSGSLAMTTGLPKISTQICSRNRLSTWTQEEKTSLQWYYVQCQHSKCLIADISNLFQENGNQQKLRVPIIEQLWEQDIISFEQYDQLMKVENPDYERNVQTPAFSVASEKSDNSSRSSRAIDDIQVRFAGSLCLMEETQRDVLQVLRDRLLKENKGKMIVWLQKSLLDCYLVKLKLCSDNFRDNSNINALIDAGVLEPVSYHCIIKKKCIPVIPWNQEQFAILSYQPFVLLLHKLGFHMPTDAKRMFIRIPEFWTADILYDTALKLGPLAKSMTKYERILRNKELFEEKRTQFEPRQTSENDLDDSNRMDESTHTNSACETASVTSNLTRMDVSDEDEKHDMIP encoded by the exons ATGCTGGCTGCGGAGGATACTTCACTGAGAACGTTCCGGCGGGCGATCGGATTCGGGCAAAATGTCAAGAACGATATTGTTCCGTTGCTCATCCACGCTAAGGATCCGAAGGTCATTGAAACGACCATTCGGTTGCTGGTGAAATTGACCGTTCCCGCGGAGTGCTTGGTACCGATGGATGTGATCTCGAAGTCGGAAATTGGGAGGCACACCATTTTTGAGTTGAATTCTCTGTTGATTACCAGCAAACAGGCGTTCACAGAATGGAGTGCTACGAAGGCGATTTTGGACCATATGAGATTCATACTCAAGCAGAACACGAAGCTGTCCGTTGAAGATTGCGAGAGCATCAACAGCTGTCTACTGTTGCTGAGGAATATTCTGCATGTAATGGAGGGAACCGCAGCTCCTGGGACGCATTCATATCCAACCGCTAATCAGGGCACATCCTTCCAGAACCAAATTATATGGAACATGTTCACCGAGAGAATCGATAAGCTGCTGATTCATTTGATGACCTGTCCTCAGCGTGCGTTTTGGACCGTTACGATGGCACAGTTGGTTGCGTTAATGTACAAAGATCAGCACATTAGTACCTTGCAGAAGCTGCTGGATTTGTGTTTCGAATCAACGCTTTCGGATAGCTCAGAGGACAATGAAAGCAATACTTCGCCACCGATGCAATGCAGCGGATATTCGAGTCCCTTACTGATTTCGGATTCTTGTTCTGATTTCTCTGACAAAG ATAATGGCAAATCCAAAAAAGAGTCAGGAGAGGCCGAACAGCCAAAGAAGAGTGAGGAAAACGATTTCATTCTGACGAGGGCGATCAAAACTTATCAACTGTATCAACAATCCATGGAGGAAGATGTACAAATTCCTCCCACGCAAGATCCCAACTCTACACAAACAAATAAATCAAGCAATGAAAAATCGTCCACT CAAGAACAGTCAGAATTAAGTCGTCCGTCTGCACAAGGTGATACAGCGGAAGTCCAAAGCTCACCCGGCAAAGGTGCCCCAATCCAGAAGCAGACCTCACTTTCCGAGAACTCCGACTGCGGCTACGGAACCCAGGCCGAGAAGGAATCTATCTCGACATCCAGCAACGAGGATGACGGGCCTAATGTGAAACCAGTGCATCAGAAGCCACCCCCGAATCAGAAGCAACGGTTCAACGTTGCCAACAAACAGCGCAAGGCTATGACATTCCAGGAGAAGAAGGAGCTCCGACGCAAGAAGCTGATCAAGCGAAGCAAGAGCAACAT CATCAATATGAAGGGTATGAAGCATCATGACCCTACCGATGTGGATATTTCTAACATTTTGAAGGAATTCACAGTTGATTTCCTGCTCAAAGGGTATGGGTGCCTCGTACGGGAGCTGCACGCACAATTGTTGTCTGATTTG CAATTACGAATTGATACCTCCCATTTCTTCTGGTTGGTAACTTACTTTATGAAGTTCGCTTCTCAGCTGGAACTCGATATGGAACACATCAACGGGGTTCTGTCGTTCGACATTATCAGCTATTTGACGTACGAGGGAGTGATACTGTGCGAGCAGTTACAGCAATTGGATGTGGCCTCTCAGACTAACCCGCATCATTGCCTGAGGCGGCTACATTTG GTCATAACGGCAATCCGTGAACTCCTGCAGGCGATTGACACTTACACGAAAAGCACACACCTCACGAAG GAGGATGAGCAAAGTTTGCGGCTGCTCCAGTTCCAAATCAGCAGCATCGATCATCTGAAGTGCTTGTTTGTGTTGCTACTGCGCTGCTACAATCCTGCGCTGCAAAGCAAGCAATACCTGCAGGATTTGATTGTGACCAACCacatgttgctgctgctgttggacTCTGTGAGAGAACATACGGGTGCCAGTTCCGAGGATTTGTTGGCGCACATTGAGCA ATTTGCTTCAGCAGAAGTCATGCACCACTATGGACTGTTGCTGGAAGATTTCCGCAATAATGGAGCATTTGTGAACGATTGCATTTTCACCATGATGCACCATGTGGGGGGCGATCTTGGCAAAATCGATGTACTGTTCCAGCCTATCATCTTGAAGGCATTTTCTCAGATTTGTGATACCGAGTATGGAATATGTGAG gattggtccgatttacttGAATTCGTGATCCACAAGTTCATCAGCACTCGTAACTCGGGTTCATTGGCGATGACTACTGGGTTGCCAAAAATAAGCACACAAATATGTTCAAGAAATCGGCTGAGCACGTGGACCCAAGAGGAGAAAACATCTCTACAGTGGTACTACGTCCAGTGTCAACATAGCAAGTGTTTGATTGCGGATATATCGAACCTTTTCCAAGAGAACGGCAATCAGCAGAAGCTCCGTGTGCCCATCATCGAGCAGCTGTGGGAGCAGGACATAATCAGCTTCGAGCAGTACGATCAGTTAATGAAGGTGGAGAATCCGGACTACGAGCGGAATGTACAGACACCGGCATTTTCGGTGGCATCCGAAAAGTCTGACAATAGCAGTCGATCCTCCAGGGCGATCGATGACATTCAGGTGCGTTTCGCTGGTTCTCTTTGTTTAATGGAAGAAACCCAACGTGATGTTCTGCAGGTCTTGCGTGACAGATTGTTGAAGGAGAATAAGGGTAAAATGATCGTGTGGTTGCAGAAAAGTTTGTTGGACTGCTACCTCGTCAAGTTAAAACTGTGCAGTGACAATTTCCGTGACAATTCCAACATCAACGCTCTGATCGATGCCGGTGTTCTGGAACCGGTTTCCTACCATTGTATaa TAAAAAAGAAATGCATTCCCGTTATCCCGTGGAACCAAGAACAGTTTGCCATACTGTCGTATCAaccgtttgttttgttattacatAAACTCGGCTTCCACATGCCAACGGATGCAAAGAGGATGTTCATCCGGATACCCGAATTTTGGACAGCGGATATCTTGTACGATACTGCGCTAAAACTTGGACCACTGGCAAAAT CTATGACCAAGTATGAACGGATATTACGCAACAAGGAACTCTTCGAGGAAAAACGGACGCAATTCGAGCCGCGGCAAACATCAGAGAATGACCTCGATGATTCCAACAGAATGGATGAATCCACACATACTAACAG
- the LOC129775282 gene encoding protein timeless isoform X5 translates to MLAAEDTSLRTFRRAIGFGQNVKNDIVPLLIHAKDPKVIETTIRLLVKLTVPAECLVPMDVISKSEIGRHTIFELNSLLITSKQAFTEWSATKAILDHMRFILKQNTKLSVEDCESINSCLLLLRNILHVMEGTAAPGTHSYPTANQGTSFQNQIIWNMFTERIDKLLIHLMTCPQRAFWTVTMAQLVALMYKDQHISTLQKLLDLCFESTLSDSSEDNESNTSPPMQCSGYSSPLLISDSCSDFSDKDNGKSKKESGEAEQPKKSEENDFILTRAIKTYQLYQQSMEEDVQIPPTQDPNSTQTNKSSNEKSSTQEQSELSRPSAQGDTAEVQSSPGKGAPIQKQTSLSENSDCGYGTQAEKESISTSSNEDDGPNVKPVHQKPPPNQKQRFNVANKQRKAMTFQEKKELRRKKLIKRSKSNIINMKGMKHHDPTDVDISNILKEFTVDFLLKGYGCLVRELHAQLLSDLQLRIDTSHFFWLVTYFMKFASQLELDMEHINGVLSFDIISYLTYEGVILCEQLQQLDVASQTNPHHCLRRLHLVITAIRELLQAIDTYTKSTHLTKEDEQSLRLLQFQISSIDHLKCLFVLLLRCYNPALQSKQYLQDLIVTNHMLLLLLDSVREHTGASSEDLLAHIEQFASAEVMHHYGLLLEDFRNNGAFVNDCIFTMMHHVGGDLGKIDVLFQPIILKAFSQICDTEYGICEDWSDLLEFVIHKFISTRNSGSLAMTTGLPKISTQICSRNRLSTWTQEEKTSLQWYYVQCQHSKCLIADISNLFQENGNQQKLRVPIIEQLWEQDIISFEQYDQLMKVENPDYERNVQTPAFSVASEKSDNSSRSSRAIDDIQVRFAGSLCLMEETQRDVLQVLRDRLLKENKGKMIVWLQKSLLDCYLVKLKLCSDNFRDNSNINALIDAGVLEPVSYHCIIKKKCIPVIPWNQEQFAILSYQPFVLLLHKLGFHMPTDAKRMFIRIPEFWTADILYDTALKLGPLAKSMTKYERILRNKELFEEKRTQFEPRQTSENDLDDSNRMDESTHTNRCATDVTLSWGPMNSDEFIFVITSMAIPRQTSSYTFRR, encoded by the exons ATGCTGGCTGCGGAGGATACTTCACTGAGAACGTTCCGGCGGGCGATCGGATTCGGGCAAAATGTCAAGAACGATATTGTTCCGTTGCTCATCCACGCTAAGGATCCGAAGGTCATTGAAACGACCATTCGGTTGCTGGTGAAATTGACCGTTCCCGCGGAGTGCTTGGTACCGATGGATGTGATCTCGAAGTCGGAAATTGGGAGGCACACCATTTTTGAGTTGAATTCTCTGTTGATTACCAGCAAACAGGCGTTCACAGAATGGAGTGCTACGAAGGCGATTTTGGACCATATGAGATTCATACTCAAGCAGAACACGAAGCTGTCCGTTGAAGATTGCGAGAGCATCAACAGCTGTCTACTGTTGCTGAGGAATATTCTGCATGTAATGGAGGGAACCGCAGCTCCTGGGACGCATTCATATCCAACCGCTAATCAGGGCACATCCTTCCAGAACCAAATTATATGGAACATGTTCACCGAGAGAATCGATAAGCTGCTGATTCATTTGATGACCTGTCCTCAGCGTGCGTTTTGGACCGTTACGATGGCACAGTTGGTTGCGTTAATGTACAAAGATCAGCACATTAGTACCTTGCAGAAGCTGCTGGATTTGTGTTTCGAATCAACGCTTTCGGATAGCTCAGAGGACAATGAAAGCAATACTTCGCCACCGATGCAATGCAGCGGATATTCGAGTCCCTTACTGATTTCGGATTCTTGTTCTGATTTCTCTGACAAAG ATAATGGCAAATCCAAAAAAGAGTCAGGAGAGGCCGAACAGCCAAAGAAGAGTGAGGAAAACGATTTCATTCTGACGAGGGCGATCAAAACTTATCAACTGTATCAACAATCCATGGAGGAAGATGTACAAATTCCTCCCACGCAAGATCCCAACTCTACACAAACAAATAAATCAAGCAATGAAAAATCGTCCACT CAAGAACAGTCAGAATTAAGTCGTCCGTCTGCACAAGGTGATACAGCGGAAGTCCAAAGCTCACCCGGCAAAGGTGCCCCAATCCAGAAGCAGACCTCACTTTCCGAGAACTCCGACTGCGGCTACGGAACCCAGGCCGAGAAGGAATCTATCTCGACATCCAGCAACGAGGATGACGGGCCTAATGTGAAACCAGTGCATCAGAAGCCACCCCCGAATCAGAAGCAACGGTTCAACGTTGCCAACAAACAGCGCAAGGCTATGACATTCCAGGAGAAGAAGGAGCTCCGACGCAAGAAGCTGATCAAGCGAAGCAAGAGCAACAT CATCAATATGAAGGGTATGAAGCATCATGACCCTACCGATGTGGATATTTCTAACATTTTGAAGGAATTCACAGTTGATTTCCTGCTCAAAGGGTATGGGTGCCTCGTACGGGAGCTGCACGCACAATTGTTGTCTGATTTG CAATTACGAATTGATACCTCCCATTTCTTCTGGTTGGTAACTTACTTTATGAAGTTCGCTTCTCAGCTGGAACTCGATATGGAACACATCAACGGGGTTCTGTCGTTCGACATTATCAGCTATTTGACGTACGAGGGAGTGATACTGTGCGAGCAGTTACAGCAATTGGATGTGGCCTCTCAGACTAACCCGCATCATTGCCTGAGGCGGCTACATTTG GTCATAACGGCAATCCGTGAACTCCTGCAGGCGATTGACACTTACACGAAAAGCACACACCTCACGAAG GAGGATGAGCAAAGTTTGCGGCTGCTCCAGTTCCAAATCAGCAGCATCGATCATCTGAAGTGCTTGTTTGTGTTGCTACTGCGCTGCTACAATCCTGCGCTGCAAAGCAAGCAATACCTGCAGGATTTGATTGTGACCAACCacatgttgctgctgctgttggacTCTGTGAGAGAACATACGGGTGCCAGTTCCGAGGATTTGTTGGCGCACATTGAGCA ATTTGCTTCAGCAGAAGTCATGCACCACTATGGACTGTTGCTGGAAGATTTCCGCAATAATGGAGCATTTGTGAACGATTGCATTTTCACCATGATGCACCATGTGGGGGGCGATCTTGGCAAAATCGATGTACTGTTCCAGCCTATCATCTTGAAGGCATTTTCTCAGATTTGTGATACCGAGTATGGAATATGTGAG gattggtccgatttacttGAATTCGTGATCCACAAGTTCATCAGCACTCGTAACTCGGGTTCATTGGCGATGACTACTGGGTTGCCAAAAATAAGCACACAAATATGTTCAAGAAATCGGCTGAGCACGTGGACCCAAGAGGAGAAAACATCTCTACAGTGGTACTACGTCCAGTGTCAACATAGCAAGTGTTTGATTGCGGATATATCGAACCTTTTCCAAGAGAACGGCAATCAGCAGAAGCTCCGTGTGCCCATCATCGAGCAGCTGTGGGAGCAGGACATAATCAGCTTCGAGCAGTACGATCAGTTAATGAAGGTGGAGAATCCGGACTACGAGCGGAATGTACAGACACCGGCATTTTCGGTGGCATCCGAAAAGTCTGACAATAGCAGTCGATCCTCCAGGGCGATCGATGACATTCAGGTGCGTTTCGCTGGTTCTCTTTGTTTAATGGAAGAAACCCAACGTGATGTTCTGCAGGTCTTGCGTGACAGATTGTTGAAGGAGAATAAGGGTAAAATGATCGTGTGGTTGCAGAAAAGTTTGTTGGACTGCTACCTCGTCAAGTTAAAACTGTGCAGTGACAATTTCCGTGACAATTCCAACATCAACGCTCTGATCGATGCCGGTGTTCTGGAACCGGTTTCCTACCATTGTATaa TAAAAAAGAAATGCATTCCCGTTATCCCGTGGAACCAAGAACAGTTTGCCATACTGTCGTATCAaccgtttgttttgttattacatAAACTCGGCTTCCACATGCCAACGGATGCAAAGAGGATGTTCATCCGGATACCCGAATTTTGGACAGCGGATATCTTGTACGATACTGCGCTAAAACTTGGACCACTGGCAAAAT CTATGACCAAGTATGAACGGATATTACGCAACAAGGAACTCTTCGAGGAAAAACGGACGCAATTCGAGCCGCGGCAAACATCAGAGAATGACCTCGATGATTCCAACAGAATGGATGAATCCACACATACTAACAG ATGTGCAACAGATGTCACTCTCAGTTGGGGACCCATGAATAG TGATGAATTCATATTTGTAATTACCAGCATGGCAATCCCACGACAGACGAGTTCATACACGTTTCGCCGATAG